In the genome of Tautonia marina, one region contains:
- a CDS encoding ABC transporter permease, producing MNLASKDIRHNFGRFTLTTLGIGMLLMVVMGMGGIYRGIVEDAVLLVERIDTDLWIVQRGTRGPFAEISRVPANLIYRAEAVPGVEEAREFVYHTIQREHEGKPLRLAVLGLSWPTDRGEWVPLIAGRTLAQNHYEMIADVSLGLRLGQRITLGKERYTVVGLTKGMLSSSGDGIAFVTVADAQAIQFETTGEATRLERASRQARGERAELGTLQPSLIEQASKPAAELAAIAPPALSAVMIRVAPGSRAEEVASLVSGWADVSVHSKQSQRELLLKGSVEKVRRQIGLFRVLLTLIAGVIMALILYTLTLDKLHSIALLKLIGAPNRVILALILQQALALGLLGFGLAYLLGRWVFPAFPRRVILTQQDLLQLALIVVVISVVSSVLGIGKALRVSPNEALS from the coding sequence ATGAACCTTGCCTCGAAAGACATCCGGCATAACTTCGGGAGATTTACACTGACGACCCTGGGCATCGGCATGCTTTTGATGGTCGTCATGGGAATGGGAGGCATTTATCGGGGGATCGTTGAGGACGCGGTCTTGCTGGTCGAACGGATCGACACCGATCTCTGGATCGTTCAGCGAGGGACCCGGGGGCCGTTTGCCGAGATCTCTCGGGTGCCCGCCAACCTGATCTACCGAGCCGAGGCGGTGCCGGGTGTCGAGGAGGCCCGTGAGTTCGTTTATCACACAATTCAGCGGGAGCATGAAGGCAAGCCCCTTCGCCTGGCGGTCCTTGGTCTGAGTTGGCCGACCGACCGGGGAGAGTGGGTGCCGCTGATCGCCGGGAGAACACTGGCACAGAATCACTATGAAATGATCGCCGATGTGAGCCTCGGGTTGCGGCTCGGACAGCGCATCACCTTGGGGAAGGAACGCTACACGGTGGTTGGGCTGACCAAGGGAATGCTCAGCTCAAGTGGCGACGGAATCGCGTTCGTCACGGTTGCCGATGCCCAGGCAATTCAGTTCGAAACGACCGGCGAGGCGACCCGTCTGGAGCGTGCGTCTCGTCAGGCCAGAGGAGAGCGAGCAGAGCTCGGGACGCTCCAGCCATCGCTGATCGAACAGGCTTCGAAACCCGCTGCCGAGCTGGCGGCGATTGCCCCCCCTGCCCTCAGCGCGGTGATGATTCGAGTGGCTCCTGGATCGAGGGCCGAGGAGGTGGCTTCGCTCGTTTCCGGATGGGCCGATGTCTCGGTCCATAGCAAACAATCGCAGCGAGAACTGTTGTTGAAGGGATCGGTTGAGAAGGTCCGGAGACAGATCGGCCTGTTCCGCGTCTTGCTGACCTTGATCGCAGGCGTAATCATGGCCTTGATTCTTTACACATTAACGCTTGATAAGTTGCACTCCATCGCGTTGCTGAAGCTCATCGGTGCGCCGAACCGGGTCATCCTGGCGTTGATTCTGCAACAGGCGCTTGCGCTGGGGTTACTCGGGTTTGGACTTGCGTATTTGCTGGGGCGGTGGGTGTTTCCGGCATTCCCCCGGCGCGTCATTTTGACGCAGCAGGATTTGCTTCAGCTCGCTCTGATTGTCGTGGTCATCTCCGTGGTGTCGAGTGTGCTGGGCATCGGGAAGGCATTGCGAGTTTCTCCCAACGAGGCGCTGAGCTGA
- a CDS encoding aldo/keto reductase produces MHHRHLGTSGLSVSALGLGCWGMSGSYGPADEAESEATLLLALDRGITLIDTADSYGENGHNESLVGQVLSARRSEFVLATKTGWVKRPGPDGTETVGVDGRPDRIRTACDASLARLKTDVIDLYYLHRIDPDVPVEESVGAMAELITQGKVRALGLSEVSEATLRRAHAVHPIAALQSEYSLWTREPEADVMPACRELGIAFVPFSPLGRGFLTGALTSRNAITDGDWRAANPRFTDENLARNLALLQPLEEIGQAHGVKPAQIALAWVLAQGDQVIPIPGMKRRTHLDANLQAVDVVLTPDELDRLNASFPPGVAAGNRYTPEVAYWAGR; encoded by the coding sequence ATGCACCATCGTCACCTGGGAACAAGCGGCCTGAGCGTTTCGGCGCTCGGTCTGGGATGCTGGGGAATGTCGGGCTCGTATGGTCCGGCAGACGAGGCCGAATCGGAGGCCACCTTGCTCCTGGCCCTCGACCGCGGCATCACCCTGATCGACACGGCCGACTCGTACGGTGAGAACGGTCATAACGAGTCGCTCGTTGGTCAGGTTCTGTCCGCTCGACGCTCCGAGTTCGTCCTCGCGACCAAGACCGGATGGGTCAAACGACCCGGCCCCGACGGCACCGAAACCGTCGGTGTCGATGGCCGCCCCGATCGCATTCGAACCGCCTGCGACGCCAGCCTGGCCCGGCTCAAGACCGACGTGATCGACCTCTACTACCTCCACCGGATCGATCCCGACGTTCCCGTGGAAGAGTCGGTCGGAGCGATGGCCGAACTTATCACTCAGGGGAAGGTCCGCGCGCTCGGTCTTTCCGAGGTTTCCGAGGCCACGCTCCGTCGTGCCCATGCGGTCCACCCCATCGCCGCGCTCCAGTCGGAGTACTCCCTCTGGACCCGAGAACCCGAAGCCGACGTCATGCCGGCCTGCCGCGAGCTTGGTATCGCGTTTGTTCCCTTCAGCCCCCTCGGTCGCGGGTTCCTCACGGGAGCCCTCACCAGTCGCAACGCCATCACCGACGGCGACTGGCGGGCAGCCAACCCTCGCTTTACCGACGAGAACCTCGCCCGCAACCTGGCCTTGCTCCAACCTCTGGAGGAGATCGGCCAGGCGCACGGGGTCAAGCCCGCCCAGATCGCGCTGGCCTGGGTCCTCGCCCAGGGCGATCAGGTCATCCCGATCCCCGGCATGAAGCGCCGAACTCACCTCGACGCGAACCTTCAGGCGGTCGACGTGGTTCTGACGCCCGACGAACTCGATCGCCTCAACGCGTCTTTCCCGCCCGGCGTCGCCGCCGGCAACCGCTATACGCCTGAGGTCGCCTACTGGGCCGGACGATAA
- a CDS encoding 2-phosphosulfolactate phosphatase codes for MGSNATVQVHLLPSLILKGALAGGVAVVVDVLRATSVMVRALASGSDAIIPCLEIEEAREVARALPSGSAVLAGERQGVAIDGFDFGNSPGDFTPEVCRGKTVVMTTTNGTRAILASLEADRVLIGAFANLRAIREELRNEARTVHIVCSGTDGLVSFEDTLLAGAIASHLDRVEGLSLGNDSARISSRAWLSVTFGNENLDEVLRTGRGGLRVSELGLGRDIVEAGAVDTIGIVPELRRDPLRIVRAGVTREGGIG; via the coding sequence ATGGGTTCGAACGCAACAGTCCAGGTGCATCTCCTGCCAAGCTTGATTCTCAAAGGGGCGCTGGCGGGGGGGGTGGCAGTGGTGGTCGACGTCTTGCGAGCGACCTCGGTGATGGTCCGGGCTCTGGCATCGGGATCTGACGCGATCATCCCTTGCCTGGAGATCGAGGAGGCCAGAGAGGTGGCTCGGGCCTTGCCCAGCGGTTCGGCCGTGCTGGCGGGAGAGCGTCAAGGGGTGGCGATCGATGGGTTCGACTTCGGCAACTCGCCGGGAGATTTCACTCCGGAGGTCTGCCGAGGGAAGACGGTTGTGATGACCACAACCAACGGGACGAGGGCGATTCTGGCGAGCCTGGAGGCCGATCGGGTCTTGATCGGAGCGTTTGCCAACCTGAGGGCGATCCGGGAGGAGCTGCGCAATGAGGCTCGAACGGTCCACATCGTCTGTTCGGGGACGGATGGCTTGGTCAGTTTTGAAGATACGCTGCTGGCTGGAGCCATTGCCAGTCATCTGGATCGGGTCGAGGGATTGTCGTTGGGAAACGACTCCGCCAGGATTTCGAGCCGAGCCTGGCTGAGCGTGACCTTTGGCAACGAGAATCTCGACGAGGTGCTTCGCACCGGCCGAGGAGGGCTGCGGGTGTCGGAACTCGGGCTGGGACGGGACATCGTCGAGGCCGGTGCGGTGGATACGATCGGCATCGTTCCGGAATTGCGGCGCGATCCGCTTCGAATTGTGAGGGCGGGGGTCACCAGAGAGGGCGGCATCGGTTAG
- a CDS encoding sugar phosphate isomerase/epimerase family protein, which yields MEPCINQATTLGTPFEADLPAYSRVGWQAIELWMTKLEEFLRTHSIAEARSMLEGEGLRPVAASFQGGLMLSQGAERATHWDHFRRRLDLLADLNVPILVVVPDFVSVPGPDDLARSAASIHEAAELAATKGVRLALEFQKTARFCASLDTTIALIAQSGAPNVGVCFDAFHYYTGPSKFEDLGYLTAENLALVQLSDLSGVPRELASDSDRIFPGDGDLPLGPILDHFGRIGYQGPVSLEVLNPMFWEMPADRVVGIALQAMERTLGDWLTLPESEATEEEG from the coding sequence ATGGAGCCGTGCATCAATCAGGCCACGACGCTCGGCACGCCGTTTGAGGCGGATCTCCCGGCGTACAGTCGGGTTGGCTGGCAAGCGATTGAACTTTGGATGACCAAGCTGGAGGAGTTCCTCCGGACGCACTCGATCGCCGAGGCGCGATCGATGCTGGAAGGGGAAGGACTTCGTCCCGTGGCGGCGTCGTTTCAAGGGGGGTTGATGCTCTCTCAAGGGGCCGAGCGCGCCACGCACTGGGATCACTTTCGCCGAAGGCTCGATCTGCTGGCCGACTTGAACGTGCCGATCCTGGTGGTGGTTCCTGACTTCGTCTCGGTCCCCGGTCCGGATGATCTGGCTCGATCGGCGGCCTCGATCCATGAGGCGGCCGAACTGGCCGCGACCAAAGGCGTGAGGCTGGCGCTCGAATTTCAGAAGACCGCCCGGTTCTGTGCGAGCCTCGATACGACGATCGCCCTGATTGCCCAGAGCGGTGCGCCGAATGTCGGGGTCTGCTTCGATGCGTTTCACTACTACACCGGGCCGAGCAAGTTCGAGGACCTCGGGTACTTGACGGCCGAGAACCTGGCCCTGGTGCAACTGAGCGACCTGAGCGGAGTCCCCCGAGAGCTGGCCAGTGATTCGGATCGCATCTTTCCGGGAGATGGTGACCTGCCGCTTGGTCCGATCCTGGACCATTTCGGGAGGATCGGGTATCAGGGGCCGGTGTCCCTCGAAGTGCTGAACCCGATGTTCTGGGAGATGCCGGCCGATCGGGTCGTGGGCATTGCGTTGCAGGCGATGGAGCGGACCCTGGGAGACTGGTTGACGCTTCCCGAATCCGAGGCAACGGAGGAGGAGGGCTGA
- a CDS encoding efflux RND transporter periplasmic adaptor subunit has protein sequence MIRRSIKQGAWLVLVLSGLVTVVYWVQFSPVTVITASVERGPIVAEVMGTGTLESRVRATISPKTSGRIQTIPVDQGDRVSAGETLVTLDDEELRQQVAIARANLEAAEAKVERLRADKGRAASVLAQAKRHFTRVQDLYARSVAASEEVEKATESLQIAEAGLSSAESAIVEAQKELIAAEETLNYQLTLLDDATVKAPFDGLVVDRQRDPGDVVVPGSPVLSLIDTSELWISAWVDETAMARLRPGQPARVVFRSEPERSAPGRVARLGREADRETREFVVDVHALELPENWAVGQRAEVYIETDRKDSSLRIPARFVVWSADTPGVFVEEDGRSIWHPIEIGLREQDVIEVVEGLAATQTILVPVAPNTTLTDGRRITVP, from the coding sequence ATGATCAGACGCAGTATCAAACAGGGAGCGTGGCTCGTCCTGGTTCTGTCAGGACTTGTGACGGTCGTCTACTGGGTGCAGTTTTCGCCGGTTACGGTGATCACGGCTTCGGTTGAGCGCGGCCCGATCGTCGCGGAGGTGATGGGGACCGGCACGCTGGAGTCTCGGGTCCGTGCGACGATTAGTCCAAAAACCTCGGGGCGGATTCAGACGATTCCGGTGGACCAGGGTGATCGCGTTTCGGCGGGTGAAACGCTGGTGACGCTGGATGATGAGGAACTCCGGCAGCAAGTTGCCATTGCCCGTGCAAACCTTGAAGCGGCCGAGGCGAAAGTCGAACGGCTCAGGGCCGACAAGGGGCGAGCAGCAAGTGTGTTGGCGCAGGCCAAACGGCATTTCACCCGGGTCCAGGACCTGTATGCTCGCAGTGTGGCCGCGTCGGAGGAGGTTGAGAAGGCGACCGAGAGCCTTCAGATTGCGGAGGCCGGACTCTCGAGCGCGGAGTCGGCGATCGTCGAGGCCCAGAAGGAACTAATCGCCGCGGAGGAGACCCTCAATTATCAACTGACGCTGCTCGACGATGCCACCGTGAAGGCACCCTTCGACGGCCTGGTGGTCGATCGGCAGCGTGATCCGGGAGACGTTGTCGTGCCGGGGAGTCCGGTACTGTCGCTCATCGACACGAGCGAGCTTTGGATCAGTGCCTGGGTTGATGAAACGGCCATGGCCCGGTTGCGTCCGGGACAGCCGGCTCGGGTGGTGTTCCGATCAGAGCCGGAGAGGTCGGCGCCGGGGCGGGTGGCTCGCCTGGGACGCGAAGCGGACCGGGAGACCCGGGAGTTCGTGGTCGATGTCCATGCGCTCGAATTGCCGGAGAACTGGGCCGTCGGGCAGCGAGCAGAGGTTTACATCGAGACGGATCGGAAGGACTCGTCTCTGCGAATTCCCGCACGTTTCGTCGTCTGGAGCGCGGACACGCCCGGCGTCTTTGTGGAGGAGGACGGCCGAAGCATCTGGCATCCCATCGAGATCGGGTTGCGTGAGCAAGACGTCATCGAAGTGGTCGAAGGTCTTGCCGCGACGCAAACGATCCTGGTTCCGGTGGCCCCCAACACGACCTTGACAGATGGCCGGAGAATCACGGTGCCATGA
- a CDS encoding MgtC/SapB family protein has product MNDGFWQLLHEALGPDLSEFGDVPGLVRAIFRLCLAAVLGGVIGMERTVHSRPAGLRTFMLVAVGSAAFVLISEQIGIQEGDLSRVIQGLLTGVGFLGAGVIFRTTEPSQARGLTTAAGIWLTASLGMAVGLGRPASALLIALLTFAILSRLGRRLELAVKLRVRRRLRDQAQL; this is encoded by the coding sequence ATGAACGACGGGTTCTGGCAACTGCTTCACGAGGCCCTCGGCCCCGACCTCTCTGAGTTTGGCGACGTTCCCGGCCTTGTTCGAGCGATCTTTCGACTTTGCCTTGCCGCCGTTCTCGGTGGCGTGATCGGGATGGAACGCACCGTCCATTCCCGACCGGCGGGGTTGAGAACCTTCATGCTCGTGGCGGTCGGTTCGGCCGCGTTCGTCCTCATCTCCGAACAAATCGGCATTCAGGAGGGGGACCTGAGCCGTGTCATTCAGGGGCTTTTGACCGGTGTTGGCTTTCTCGGCGCGGGGGTCATTTTCCGAACCACAGAGCCGTCGCAGGCCCGAGGATTGACCACTGCGGCCGGAATCTGGCTCACGGCATCGCTTGGCATGGCCGTCGGTCTGGGACGCCCGGCGTCAGCCTTGCTCATCGCCTTGCTGACCTTCGCGATTTTGTCACGCCTGGGACGAAGACTTGAACTCGCAGTCAAGCTCCGCGTTCGCCGACGCCTCCGCGATCAGGCCCAGCTTTGA
- a CDS encoding lactonase family protein, which translates to MSCAAVGSTTLLARSSEAIANDEGGELLAYVGTFSSPLRDVLPTQVDLPPGNGRGIHLFRVNRQTGAMEPAGLFEMGTSPSHLAVNADGTRLYSANETDRIDEENQGTVSAFAINPTNGQLTLLNTVPSGGAGPTYVSLHPSGRFLLVANYFGGSVAVLPILPDGRLGVATDIKVDEGEIGPTRATHAPPGSFAISGHDRTHAHMIESDPSGRFVLHVDLGLDQIFIWEFDDQSGVLNPSESSEVSLPPGDGPRHFHFHPNGRWFYSIQEEGSTIVLFDYDSETGSLSPRQTISSLPPGFAGSNFCSEILVSQDGRFVYGGNRLHDSIGIFKIGPDGTLTMVGNEWTRGNYPRSFTFDPTGSFLFCCNQRADHVTVFRVDRDGGGLEFTGHYTPVGNPSCVVFLDLATVKAES; encoded by the coding sequence ATGTCTTGCGCAGCGGTGGGAAGCACCACGTTGCTCGCCCGATCGTCGGAGGCGATCGCAAATGATGAGGGAGGAGAACTGCTGGCGTACGTCGGTACGTTCAGTTCGCCGCTCCGAGATGTCTTGCCGACGCAAGTGGACTTGCCTCCTGGCAACGGACGAGGGATTCACCTCTTTCGCGTGAATCGTCAGACGGGAGCGATGGAACCTGCCGGTCTGTTCGAGATGGGAACAAGCCCGAGCCACCTGGCCGTCAATGCCGATGGAACGCGGTTGTACTCCGCGAACGAGACGGATCGGATCGACGAGGAAAACCAGGGGACCGTCAGCGCCTTTGCCATCAATCCGACGAACGGCCAGTTGACCCTGCTCAATACAGTGCCGTCCGGTGGTGCGGGGCCGACCTATGTGAGTCTTCACCCCTCGGGTCGGTTTCTGCTGGTTGCGAACTATTTCGGCGGGTCGGTGGCCGTGCTGCCGATCCTGCCTGATGGTCGGCTCGGGGTGGCCACGGACATCAAGGTGGATGAAGGCGAGATCGGGCCGACGAGGGCCACCCATGCTCCTCCGGGCAGCTTCGCCATCAGTGGTCATGATCGAACCCACGCGCATATGATCGAGTCAGATCCTTCGGGACGATTTGTCCTGCACGTGGATCTGGGCTTGGATCAGATCTTCATCTGGGAGTTCGATGATCAATCGGGCGTCTTGAACCCGAGCGAGTCGAGCGAGGTTTCGCTCCCTCCGGGGGACGGTCCCCGCCATTTCCACTTCCATCCCAATGGGCGTTGGTTTTACTCGATCCAGGAAGAGGGGTCGACGATCGTCCTGTTCGACTACGATTCCGAAACGGGGAGCTTGAGCCCGAGACAGACGATTTCCAGCCTGCCACCGGGGTTTGCGGGAAGTAATTTCTGTTCCGAGATTCTGGTGTCGCAGGATGGCAGGTTTGTGTATGGGGGGAACCGGCTGCATGACAGCATCGGCATTTTCAAAATTGGCCCTGATGGCACGTTGACGATGGTCGGGAACGAATGGACGCGGGGGAACTATCCTCGGAGCTTCACGTTCGATCCGACCGGCTCGTTCCTGTTCTGTTGTAACCAAAGGGCCGACCACGTGACGGTGTTCCGCGTAGATCGGGACGGTGGTGGTCTGGAGTTTACGGGGCATTACACGCCGGTGGGCAACCCCTCGTGCGTCGTCTTCCTCGACCTGGCGACGGTGAAGGCGGAGTCTTGA
- a CDS encoding glycine--tRNA ligase produces the protein MDMEKIVSLCKRRGFIFPSSEIYGGINGFWDYGPLGVELKRNIKDAWWRDCVSGRDDMVGLDCSIIMNPKVWEASGHVGGFVDPMVDCRQSKERYRADQLYVFGLAREMPDPHSAQHAYEGATGRMFPDWVEVCVSGVGASPLDAWDAVRPKAAKLLKTKPANLGEPPAATTVLYLHLAPEQRDRVLGPAADEAGTLTAPRQFNLMFKTSVGALEDASSIAYLRPETAQGIFANFKNVVDTSRVKLPFGIAQIGKSFRNEITPRNFTFRSREFEQMEIEFFCRPEESEEWYAYWRNERFNWYVKHGLRSDRLRLRDHDLDELAFYSKATADIEYEFPFGVSELEGIAHRSDYDLKQHQQFSGKDLTYFDEETKQRFLPHVIEPSAGADRGTLAFLCEAYTEDEVGGESRTVLKFHPRFAPIKAAIFPLVKKDGMPEKAEAIYRDLKRRQNVFYDEKGAIGRRYRRQDEAGTPYCITVDGQTLTDGTVTIRDRDSLVQKRVASDGLSRLVEDLLDGSTDINAIGS, from the coding sequence ATGGACATGGAGAAGATCGTTTCCCTTTGTAAGCGTCGCGGGTTTATCTTCCCGTCGAGCGAGATTTACGGGGGTATCAACGGCTTCTGGGATTACGGCCCGCTGGGTGTCGAACTGAAGCGGAACATCAAAGACGCCTGGTGGCGCGACTGCGTTTCGGGACGGGATGACATGGTCGGGCTTGACTGCTCGATCATCATGAACCCGAAGGTCTGGGAGGCGTCCGGACACGTCGGCGGGTTCGTGGACCCGATGGTTGATTGCCGACAATCGAAGGAACGCTATCGGGCCGACCAGCTTTACGTCTTCGGTTTGGCCCGCGAGATGCCCGACCCGCACTCGGCCCAACATGCATACGAAGGAGCAACCGGCCGGATGTTCCCGGATTGGGTCGAGGTCTGTGTTTCGGGAGTGGGCGCGTCGCCGCTCGACGCCTGGGACGCGGTGCGGCCGAAGGCGGCGAAGCTCTTGAAGACGAAACCGGCGAATCTGGGAGAGCCGCCCGCCGCGACAACGGTCCTTTATCTTCATCTGGCACCCGAACAGCGCGACCGGGTCCTGGGACCCGCGGCCGACGAGGCGGGCACGCTGACCGCCCCTCGGCAGTTCAACCTGATGTTCAAGACGAGCGTCGGGGCGCTGGAAGATGCGTCGAGCATTGCCTATCTGCGACCGGAGACGGCGCAGGGCATCTTCGCCAACTTCAAAAATGTGGTAGACACCAGCCGGGTGAAGCTGCCGTTCGGGATCGCCCAGATCGGCAAGAGCTTCCGGAACGAAATCACGCCCAGGAACTTCACCTTCCGATCCCGGGAATTCGAGCAGATGGAGATCGAGTTCTTCTGCCGTCCCGAGGAGTCGGAGGAGTGGTATGCTTACTGGAGGAACGAACGCTTCAACTGGTACGTGAAGCACGGCTTGCGGAGCGACCGCCTTCGACTTCGGGATCACGACCTAGACGAACTGGCCTTTTACTCGAAGGCAACCGCCGACATCGAGTACGAGTTCCCGTTTGGCGTCAGCGAGCTGGAAGGGATCGCACATCGAAGCGATTACGACCTGAAGCAGCACCAGCAGTTCAGCGGAAAAGACCTGACCTACTTCGACGAAGAAACCAAGCAACGCTTCCTGCCGCACGTGATCGAGCCGTCGGCCGGTGCGGATCGAGGGACGCTGGCGTTCCTCTGCGAGGCGTATACCGAGGACGAGGTGGGCGGAGAATCACGCACCGTCTTGAAATTCCATCCAAGGTTTGCGCCGATCAAGGCGGCGATTTTCCCACTCGTGAAGAAGGACGGGATGCCGGAGAAGGCCGAAGCGATCTACCGGGATCTGAAGCGTCGGCAAAATGTCTTCTATGATGAGAAGGGGGCCATTGGTCGTCGTTATCGTCGCCAGGACGAGGCGGGAACCCCCTACTGCATTACCGTGGATGGTCAGACCCTGACCGATGGCACCGTGACGATTCGAGACCGCGATTCCCTGGTGCAGAAGCGCGTGGCCTCGGACGGGTTATCTCGATTGGTGGAAGACCTGCTCGACGGCTCGACCGACATCAACGCGATCGGTTCCTGA
- a CDS encoding ABC transporter ATP-binding protein, which yields MHDSPAIETQELRKVYGSGNTEVVAMKDVSMTVRRGEVVALLGPSGSGKSTFLTAVGLINPPTSGRVLIGGQLVLEGPRAQTDLRVFRRTHIGFVFQKSNLIPFLTARENVQIALELNDWSPRRARSRAMTLLDELGVGDRATNLPSMLSGGQQQRVAVARALANGPSILLADEPTAALDSHRGRQVMELFTQVAQEHGTGVIVVTHDHRSLDLFETTYEMEDGVIRTATQAGHG from the coding sequence ATGCACGATTCCCCCGCCATCGAGACGCAGGAGTTGCGGAAAGTCTACGGCAGCGGCAATACGGAGGTCGTCGCCATGAAGGATGTGTCGATGACCGTCCGGCGCGGCGAGGTGGTCGCGCTGCTGGGTCCGAGCGGATCGGGCAAGTCAACGTTTCTGACGGCCGTGGGGTTGATCAATCCACCGACCTCCGGACGGGTCTTGATTGGTGGCCAGCTCGTTCTGGAAGGCCCTCGGGCACAGACGGATCTTCGAGTGTTTCGTCGCACGCACATCGGCTTCGTCTTCCAGAAGTCGAACCTGATTCCGTTTCTGACCGCGCGAGAGAACGTGCAGATTGCCTTGGAACTGAACGATTGGAGTCCCAGGCGGGCACGATCGCGAGCAATGACGCTGCTCGACGAGCTGGGGGTGGGGGATCGTGCAACCAATTTGCCGTCGATGCTCTCTGGCGGGCAGCAACAACGGGTGGCCGTGGCTCGAGCGCTGGCCAACGGGCCAAGCATTCTTCTGGCCGATGAACCAACCGCCGCCCTCGACAGTCACCGAGGCCGACAGGTCATGGAACTGTTCACCCAGGTGGCCCAGGAGCATGGAACCGGAGTCATTGTGGTGACTCACGACCATCGTTCGCTGGATCTTTTTGAGACGACCTACGAAATGGAAGACGGGGTCATCCGGACGGCAACGCAGGCCGGTCATGGGTGA